From Rhizobium sp. NZLR1, a single genomic window includes:
- a CDS encoding NUDIX domain-containing protein, translated as MTVWRPSQQIRVKVIGLAWREDRLLAAEVEEDSGRIKGVRPLGGAIEFGESREEALHREFSEELETAIRIVGPWLLLENIYEHHGETGHEFIFAAEIELADASLYERDEIRYSELDETAATARWFGRDTLRDAGIDLYPTGLDRLLSRWRD; from the coding sequence ATGACCGTCTGGCGCCCGTCGCAGCAGATCAGGGTGAAGGTGATCGGCCTCGCCTGGCGGGAAGACCGGTTGCTCGCCGCGGAGGTCGAGGAAGATAGCGGCCGCATCAAGGGTGTTCGCCCGCTCGGCGGCGCGATCGAATTCGGCGAAAGCCGCGAAGAAGCGCTGCACCGCGAATTTAGCGAGGAACTTGAGACGGCGATCCGCATCGTCGGTCCCTGGCTCCTGCTTGAAAACATCTACGAGCATCATGGCGAGACCGGTCACGAATTCATCTTCGCCGCCGAAATCGAACTGGCGGATGCATCGCTCTATGAGCGCGACGAAATCCGCTATTCCGAACTTGACGAGACGGCGGCGACGGCGCGCTGGTTCGGCCGCGATACACTGCGTGACGCTGGCATCGATCTCTATCCGACAGGCCTCGACAGACTGTTGTCACGCTGGCGCGATTGA
- the zwf gene encoding glucose-6-phosphate dehydrogenase: MNAAPTPPVTLVIFGATGDLTRRLLVPAIINLTRERLVGDDLHILGVGIEPGDDAFLRGRLDEFLNHLSGEQPTVKDEAWQSLRRRISYMAGDFTKVEIFTEIGKRLGPDANAAFYLAVPPSFFGSIVEKLAAHGLTDEKDGTFRRVAIEKPFGTDLASAKALNAQILAQIAESQVYRLDHFLGKETVQNLMTARFANMMIESLWNSRYIDHVQITAAEIVDVGSRGKFYDATGALRDMVPNHLFQLLAMIAMEPPNSFDAEAIRNEKSKVLKALRIYTPEEAKTHGVRGAYAAGPLNGAALPAYRDSKDVSPDSRTETYVALKLYADTWRWAGVPFYLRTGKALTARDTEIVITFQPVPFAQFRETDVQSRLPRNRLVIQVQPDEGMSMEISIKSPGLSVDTTPVSLDFRYADKFDIGKTTGYESLLYDLFIGDQTLFQRADGIEAGWAAVQPFLDIWETDESVPEAYAPGSMGPACADQLIQRDGRRWHELGVILNHDKKDGK; the protein is encoded by the coding sequence ATGAACGCTGCCCCTACCCCGCCGGTCACCCTCGTCATCTTCGGCGCCACGGGAGACCTGACGCGCCGCCTGCTGGTGCCGGCGATCATCAACCTGACGCGTGAGCGCCTCGTCGGCGACGATCTTCATATTCTCGGCGTCGGCATCGAACCGGGCGACGACGCGTTTCTGCGCGGGCGGCTCGACGAATTTCTCAATCATCTCAGTGGCGAACAGCCGACGGTGAAAGACGAGGCCTGGCAAAGCCTGCGCCGGCGCATTTCCTATATGGCGGGCGATTTCACCAAGGTCGAAATTTTCACCGAGATCGGCAAGCGGCTGGGGCCGGATGCCAATGCCGCCTTCTATCTGGCGGTGCCGCCATCCTTTTTCGGCTCGATCGTCGAAAAGCTCGCCGCCCATGGCCTGACCGATGAAAAGGACGGCACCTTCCGTCGCGTCGCCATCGAAAAGCCATTCGGTACCGATCTCGCCTCCGCCAAGGCGCTCAATGCGCAAATCCTCGCCCAGATCGCGGAAAGCCAAGTCTACCGGCTCGACCATTTCCTCGGCAAGGAGACGGTGCAGAACCTGATGACGGCGCGTTTTGCCAATATGATGATCGAGTCTTTGTGGAACAGCCGCTACATCGACCATGTGCAGATCACTGCCGCCGAGATCGTCGATGTCGGCAGCCGCGGCAAATTCTACGATGCGACCGGCGCGCTGCGCGACATGGTGCCGAACCATCTGTTCCAGCTCCTGGCGATGATCGCCATGGAACCGCCGAACAGCTTCGATGCCGAAGCGATCCGCAACGAGAAGAGCAAGGTGTTGAAGGCGCTGCGCATCTATACGCCCGAGGAGGCAAAGACACATGGCGTTCGCGGCGCCTATGCCGCCGGCCCGCTCAACGGTGCTGCGCTTCCGGCCTATCGCGATAGCAAGGACGTTTCGCCCGACAGCCGGACCGAGACCTATGTGGCGCTGAAGCTCTATGCCGATACCTGGCGCTGGGCGGGTGTGCCCTTCTACCTCAGGACCGGCAAGGCGCTGACGGCGCGCGACACCGAGATCGTCATCACCTTCCAGCCGGTGCCCTTCGCGCAGTTTCGCGAGACCGACGTCCAGAGCCGCCTGCCGCGGAACCGGCTGGTGATCCAGGTGCAGCCGGACGAGGGCATGAGCATGGAAATCTCGATCAAGTCGCCGGGGCTTTCGGTCGATACGACGCCGGTCTCTCTCGACTTCCGCTATGCCGACAAGTTCGATATCGGCAAGACCACCGGCTATGAATCGCTGCTCTACGATCTCTTCATCGGCGACCAGACGCTGTTTCAGCGCGCCGACGGCATCGAGGCCGGCTGGGCGGCGGTGCAGCCCTTCCTCGACATCTGGGAGACGGATGAGAGCGTGCCCGAGGCCTACGCGCCGGGCAGCATGGGACCGGCCTGCGCCGACCAGCTTATCCAGCGTGACGGGCGGCGGTGGCATGAACTCGGTGTCATCCTGAACCATGACAAGAAGGACGGTAAATAG
- the tam gene encoding trans-aconitate 2-methyltransferase, which yields MAWSAHQYVKFEDERTRPARDLLAQVPLQSLRRAVDLGCGPGNSTELIIERYGADGVSGLDSDMNMLEAARKRLPGTAFVEADLGSWQPTEPADLLFANAVFQWLPDHLDIFDRLMDGLSAGGVLAVQMPDNLGEPSHLMMEETAHAGAWKAAFEEKSVRRQALAPPSAYYSRLIAKAARVDIWHTIYNHPMADGAAIVEWVKGTGLMPYLTHAGEKHRQAFLTDYLARVEKAYPKMSDGRVLLRFPRIFMVAVKG from the coding sequence ATGGCATGGTCCGCCCATCAATATGTGAAATTCGAGGATGAGCGCACACGACCGGCGCGCGATCTTCTGGCGCAGGTGCCTTTGCAAAGCCTTCGCCGCGCTGTCGACCTCGGTTGCGGGCCGGGCAATTCGACAGAACTGATCATCGAGCGCTATGGGGCCGACGGCGTCTCCGGTCTCGATAGCGACATGAACATGCTGGAGGCGGCCCGCAAGCGGCTTCCAGGCACGGCCTTCGTCGAAGCCGATCTCGGCAGCTGGCAGCCGACGGAGCCGGCCGACCTGCTGTTTGCCAATGCGGTCTTCCAATGGCTGCCCGATCATCTCGATATTTTCGACCGGCTGATGGACGGGCTTTCCGCAGGCGGCGTGCTGGCGGTGCAGATGCCCGACAATCTTGGCGAACCCTCGCATCTGATGATGGAGGAGACGGCGCATGCGGGGGCCTGGAAGGCCGCCTTCGAGGAAAAGAGCGTGCGCCGCCAGGCGTTGGCCCCGCCTTCGGCCTATTATTCCAGGCTGATCGCCAAAGCCGCGCGCGTCGATATCTGGCACACCATCTACAATCATCCGATGGCGGATGGCGCGGCGATCGTCGAATGGGTGAAGGGCACCGGGCTGATGCCCTATCTCACCCATGCCGGCGAAAAGCATCGCCAGGCCTTCCTGACGGATTATCTCGCGCGGGTGGAAAAGGCCTATCCGAAGATGTCGGATGGGCGGGTGCTGCTGCGGTTTCCGCGGATTTTCATGGTGGCGGTGAAGGGATAA
- a CDS encoding hemolysin family protein, translating into MFLEIGIVAFLTIVNGVLAMSELAVVSSRTARLKVLSDHGSKGAAQAIKLAENPGRFLSTVQIGITLVGVLSGAFSGATLGSRLTGWLETQGMSSTVADAIGVGSVVVAITYLSLIVGELVPKQIALREPEAVAAKVAPAMAVLSKIALPLVWLLNASGNLVLKLLGQAGKGGDNVSDEEIKTVLAEAQSAGVIESEESAMISGVMRLADRTARALMTPRRDVEIIDIDDSLDEIRTQLHRTKRSRLPVRKGSSDEVIGILPVKDFYDSMSEHGTADIKALTQDVPVVSDLSTAINVIEAIRKSPVHMVLVFDEYGHFEGIVSSGDILEAIMGALQEGPIDEQAIARRDDGSYLVSGWTPIDEFAEFLNLKLDDDLEYQTVAGLVLEELKHLPELGESFTRGGWRFEVVDLDGRRVDKILVSAE; encoded by the coding sequence GTGTTTCTGGAAATTGGAATTGTGGCGTTTCTCACCATCGTCAATGGTGTGCTCGCCATGTCGGAGTTGGCTGTTGTGTCTTCTCGAACAGCCCGCCTCAAGGTTCTCTCTGACCATGGGAGCAAGGGTGCAGCGCAAGCAATCAAACTTGCCGAAAACCCCGGTCGTTTTCTCTCTACGGTTCAGATTGGCATCACACTGGTCGGTGTTCTCTCGGGCGCCTTCTCAGGGGCCACGCTCGGCAGCCGCTTGACCGGATGGCTGGAGACACAGGGAATGTCATCGACGGTCGCCGACGCGATTGGCGTCGGTTCAGTCGTCGTGGCAATCACCTATCTTTCTTTGATTGTCGGCGAACTTGTTCCAAAGCAGATCGCGTTGCGAGAACCCGAAGCCGTTGCAGCGAAGGTCGCACCGGCTATGGCGGTGCTTTCAAAAATCGCGCTGCCGCTCGTGTGGCTTCTGAACGCCTCCGGAAATCTTGTGCTCAAGCTCTTGGGCCAAGCCGGAAAAGGTGGCGATAACGTCTCTGACGAAGAGATCAAAACTGTTCTGGCCGAGGCGCAGTCGGCCGGCGTTATCGAAAGCGAAGAGTCCGCGATGATATCCGGCGTTATGCGCCTGGCGGACCGCACCGCCCGAGCGCTTATGACGCCGCGACGAGACGTCGAAATTATCGATATCGACGACAGCCTTGATGAAATTCGAACTCAGTTGCACCGGACGAAACGGTCTCGGCTGCCGGTTCGGAAAGGCAGTTCGGACGAGGTGATCGGCATCCTTCCGGTCAAGGACTTTTACGACTCGATGTCGGAACACGGCACTGCCGATATCAAGGCTCTGACGCAAGACGTCCCGGTGGTTTCAGACCTTTCAACGGCGATCAATGTGATTGAAGCCATCAGGAAATCGCCAGTCCACATGGTGCTGGTTTTTGACGAGTACGGCCATTTCGAGGGGATTGTCTCGTCGGGTGACATTTTGGAAGCGATCATGGGGGCGCTCCAGGAGGGACCTATCGACGAGCAGGCCATCGCTCGTCGAGACGACGGTTCGTACCTGGTGTCCGGCTGGACGCCGATCGACGAATTCGCCGAGTTCTTGAATCTCAAGCTCGATGACGATCTCGAATATCAGACCGTGGCTGGCCTGGTGTTGGAAGAGTTGAAACATCTGCCGGAGCTGGGTGAGAGCTTCACGAGAGGCGGATGGCGCTTCGAAGTCGTCGATCTCGACGGAAGGCGCGTGGACAAAATACTTGTGTCTGCGGAGTGA